Proteins encoded together in one Camelina sativa cultivar DH55 chromosome 9, Cs, whole genome shotgun sequence window:
- the LOC104712261 gene encoding ferritin-3, chloroplastic — protein sequence MLLKAAAASTFSLLNIHGEKTPLFSSVSSVKPGNLSFALRASTKGSSTTASTLSGVVFEPFEEVKKELDLVPSGQQFSLARQLYSPECEAAVNEQINVEYNASYVYHALYAYFDRDNVALKGFAKFFKDSSVEEREHAELLMEYQNKRGGRVKLQPMVLPQSEFDHPEKGDALYAMELTLSLEKLVNEKLLNLHSVASKNDDVQLADFIESTYLNEQVEAIKKISEYVSQLRRLGKGHGTWHFDQELLRAA from the exons atgcTTCTCAAAGCTGCTGCTGCTTCAACTTTCTCACTCTTGAACATTCATGGAGAGAAgactcctctcttctcttcggTTTCTTCTGTAAAACCCGGAAACCTCTCGTTCGCTCTCCGTGCTAGTACCAAGGGTTCATCAACCACCGCAAGCACGTTGAGCGGCGTTGTGTTTGAGCCGTTCGAAGAGGTGAAGAAAGAGCTAGATCTTGTTCCTTCTGGTCAACAGTTTTCTCTTGCTCGTCAATTGTACTCCCCTGAGTGCGAAGCCGCTGTTAACGAACAGATCAA TGTGGAGTATAACGCATCCTACGTTTACCACGCTCTCTATGCGTATTTTGATCGTGATAACGTTGCCCTCAAGGGTTTCGccaa ATTTTTCAAGGATTCAAGTGTTGAAGAGCGAGAGCACGCTGAGCTGTTGATGGAGTATCAG AACAAGCGTGGTGGAAGGGTGAAGTTACAACCCATGGTGCTCCCTCAGTCTGAGTTTGATCACCCTGAGAAAGGAGATGCTCTCTATG CTATGGAGCTTACTCTCTCATTGGAGAAGCTAGTCAATGAAAAGCTCCTAAACCTGCACAGT GTGGCTTCCAAGAACGATGATGTCCAGTTGGCAGATTTTATTGAGAGTACGTACCTAAACGAACAG GTGGAAGCTATTAAGAAAATCTCAGAATATGTTTCTCAACTTAGGAGACTCGGCAAAGGACATG GAACATGGCATTTCGATCAGGAGCTTCTTCGTGCTGCTTGA
- the LOC104712262 gene encoding probable leucine-rich repeat receptor-like protein kinase IMK3 gives MEFITQNQALFDFNSLSMINTNIDQPKASLRSCFLLHLIVFLVFFVPPSSSQAWDGVVITQADYQGLQAVKQELIDPRGFLRSWNGSGSSACSGGWSGIKCAQGQVIVIQLPWKSLGGRISEKIGQLQALRKLSLHDNNLGGSIPMSLGLIPNLRGVQLFNNRLTGSIPASLGVSRFLQTLDLSHNLLSEIIPPNLADSSKLLRLNLSFNSLSGQIPVSLSRSSSLQFLALDHNNLSGPILDTWSSKSLSLRVLSIDHNSLTGPFPSSLCNLVQLQEFSFSHNRIRGTLPSEISKLTKLRTMDISSNSIGGKIPETIGNISSLTHLDLSQNKLTGEIPNSISDLNSLSFFNVSYNNLSGPVPTPLSQKFNASSFVGNLELCGYSVSTPCPTLPSPSPEKEKKSSHRNLSIKDIILIASGALLIVMLILVCVLCCLLRKKVNETKAKGGEAGPGPAAAKTEKGGEAEVGGENGGKLVHFDGPMAFTADDLLCATAEIMGKSTYGTVYKATLEDGSQVAVKRLREKITKSQKEFENEINVLGRIRHPNLLALRAYYLGPKGEKLVVFDYMSRGSLATFLHARGPDVHINWPIRMSLIKGMARGLFYLHTHANIIHGNLTSSNVLLDENINAKISDYGLSRLMTAAAGSSVIATAGALGYRAPELSKLKKANTKTDVYSLGVIILELLTGKSPSEALNGVDLPQWVATAVKEEWTNEVFDLELLNDVNTMGDEILNTLKLALHCVDPTPSTRPEAQQVMTQLGEIRPEETTTTTSEPSLIDVPEASASTSQ, from the exons atGGAGTTTATTACCCAAAACCAAGCTCTCTTTGATTTCAATTCTTTAAGTATGATCAACACCAACATTGATCAACCCAAGGCTTCACTTCGAAGCTGCTTTCTCCTTCACCTAATCGTGttcctcgtcttcttcgtccCTCCCAGCTCAAGCCAAGCCTGGGACGGTGTAGTGATCACACAAGCTGATTACCAAGGTCTTCAAGCAGTTAAGCAAGAGCTGATTGATCCTAGAGGATTCTTGAGAAGCTGGAACGGTTCTGGATCCAGTGCTTGCTCTGGTGGCTGGTCTGGAATCAAATGTGCTCAAGGTCAAGTCATTGTGATTCAACTCCCTTGGAAGAGTCTTGGAGGTAGAATCTCTGAGAAGATAGGACAGCTTCAAGCTCTTCGTAAGCTTAGTCTTCATGACAACAACCTTGGAGGTTCGATTCCAATGTCATTGGGACTCATTCCTAATCTCAGAGGTGTCCAGCTTTTCAACAACCGTCTCACTGGCTCTATACCTGCTTCTCTCGGTGTTTCACGTTTCCTTCAAACGCTTGATCTCAGTCATAACTTGCTCTCTGAGATAATCCCACCGAATCTTGCTGACTCTTCTAAGCTTCTTAGGCTTAACCTCAGTTTCAATTCACTCTCTGGTCAGATCCCAGTGAGTCTCTctcgttcttcttctcttcagtTTCTTGCTCTTGACCATAACAACCTCTCTGGTCCAATCTTAGATACTTGGAGTAGTAAGTCTCTTAGTCTCCGTGTCTTATCTATTGATCACAACTCTCTCACTGGTCCATTCCCATCTTCACTCTGCAACCTAGTTCAGCTGCAAGAGTTTTCCTTTAGTCATAATAGGATCCGTGGAACCCTACCTTCAGAGATTAGCAAACTCACTAAGCTTAGAACAATGGATATTAGCAGTAACAGTATAGGTGGCAAGATCCCTGAAACTATAGGAAACATTTCTTCTCTTACACATCTGGATTTGTCTCAAAACAAACTTACCGGAGAGATTCCTAATTCCATTTCTGATCTGAATAGCCTTAGCTTCTTCAATGTCTCTTATAACAACTTATCTGGTCCTGTTCCTACTCCCTTGTCCCAAAAGTTCAATGCCTCCTCTTTCGTCGGAAACTTAGAGCTTTGTGGATACAGCGTTTCGACGCCATGTCCAACTCTTCCCTCACCGTCtcctgaaaaagaaaagaaatcatcTCACAGGAATCTGAGTATCAAAGACATCATTCTCATTGCTTCTGGAGCACTCCTCATAGTCATGCTTATCCTTGTATGTGTTCTATGTTGCTTGCTGAGGAAGAAAGTCAATGAAACCAAAGCTAAGGGCGGAGAGGCTGGACCTGGACCTGCAGCTGCAAAGACCGAGAAAGGAGGGGAAGCTGAAGTTGGAGGTGAAAACGGAGGGAAGCTGGTTCATTTTGATGGGCCAATGGCGTTTACTGCAGATGATCTTTTGTGTGCAACAGCAGAGATTATGGGGAAAAGCACTTATGGAACAGTTTACAAAGCTACACTTGAAGATGGAAGTCAAGTTGCAGTGAAGAGGTTGAGAGAAAAGATCACCAAAAGCCAGAAGGAGTTTGAGAATGAGATTAATGTATTGGGAAGAATCCGGCATCCGAATCTCCTTGCACTTAGAGCTTATTACTTAGGCCCTAAAGGAGAGAAGCTTGTTGTCTTCGATTACATGTCTAGAGGAAGTCTAGCCACATTCCTCCATG CAAGAGGACCAGATGTTCATATCAATTGGCCTATAAGGATGAGTTTAATAAAGGGAATGGCTCGTGGCTTGTTCTACCTTCACACGCACGCAAATATCATCCACGGAAACTTAACATCAAGCAATGTGCTTCTGGATGAGAACATCAACGCCAAGATCTCAGATTATGGTCTTTCAAGGCTGATGACAGCAGCAGCAGGATCAAGCGTGATTGCAACAGCTGGTGCGTTAGGTTACAGAGCACCTGAGCTTTCCAAGCTGAAGAAAGCCAACACGAAAACCGATGTGTACAGCCTCGGTGTGATCATATTGGAGCTTTTGACTGGTAAATCACCGAGTGAGGCCTTAAACGGTGTGGATTTGCCTCAATGGGTTGCAACAGCGGTTAAAGAAGAGTGGACTAATGAGGTTTTCGATTTGGAGCTGTTGAATGATGTGAACACAATGGGTGATGAGATATTGAATACACTGAAACTGGCGTTGCATTGTGTTGATCCAACACCATCAACAAGACCGGAAGCTCAACAAGTGATGACACAACTCGGAGAGATTAGACCTgaagagacaacaacaacaacctctgAACCGTCGTTGATTGATGTTCCTGAAGCTTCTGCTTCTACAAGCCAATAG